ACGCTCAAAGTCGGCGCCGGCGTCGTCACCACCCGCGCCAGCATCCACTGGCTGGTCACCGAGTATGGCGCGGTCAACCTCTACGGCAAATCCCTCCAGGAACGCGCCCGCCTCATCACCAGCATCGCCCATCCCAATCACCGCGAAATGCTGGACAAGGCCGCCTTTGAACGTTGGGGTCCGCACTTCCATTACATCCCGGCGCCCTGGAAGAAATAACCCCTTTGCGCCTTGCATCGGCCATCGCCCGGCCCTTCCCCGACCGGGCGATTTTTTATTTGCGGTGGCCGCATTTGACATTCCCGCGGCCCGCGCCTACGTTTCATTAGCTGCAACTAACAGCACCATAAGCAGCTTAAGTTTGTAGCGGATTAACCGATAACTTTTATGAGCACTGACACACAGACCACCCCGGTGGTGACCCTGACCGACAGCGCCGCGCGCCAGGTCAGGAGCATCCTGGACAGCGAGAAGGAAAATGCGGGCAAGGCCCTCCGGGTTTACGTGGAAGCCGGGGGCTGCTCCGGTCTGCAATATGGCATGACCTTTGATGAAAAACGGCCCGATGACTTGAGCGCGGAATTTAATGGGGTTGCCGTCGTGGTGGACCCCTTCAGCGCCAACTACCTGAAGGGCAGTGTCATTGATTACAGCGACGAGCTGAGCGGCGGCGGATTCAAAATCAAGAATCCCAACGCCCACAGCTCCTGCGGCTGCGGCAAGAGTTTCGAGGCCTGAACGGCGCAAGCCGTCATGGTCAACAACGCCGCCCCGTGCGATGCGGGGCGGCTTTTTTTACCCCTCTGAGCCGCCCGCCCCGCTCACCGCCCCTTCAGCCTCAGCCATCCCACGCCCGGCATCGGCAGGCTCAGCGTAATCCGGGCATCGCCGCCGCCCCCCAGCCGGCCCTGCGCCCGGCGGTCCAGGTTGGATTGCTCATCCACCACCCGCCACTCCCATTCTGTCTCCGTCTCCCACGGCAGACCGCGCAGGTGCACGGCCAGCTCCCGCTCCGGCTGCCGGAAATTGGCAAACAGCACCTGCAGCTCTTTCCTTGCGAAATGGCGCCCCGCCAGCACCGTCATCCCTTGCGGCGCCCCCTCCGTCACCACCCGCTCCGGCGTGTCCAGCATGCGCCGGAAAGCCAGAAAGGCATAGTAATTCTTCTGCGGCGTGCCGTGAAAATTGAACAGTCCAAACCCCTGAATTTCCCCCGTGTAAAAATTGGCCACCTCCACCGGCGCCTCCTGCAAATGCGTCAGCACGCACGCCGCAAACGCCGCCCCCGCCGGCCCGCTCATCTCCCGAAACCACGCCTCCCGCTCCGGCCCCTGCCCCTCCTTGAACATCGGCCGCCAATCCTCCCGCGGCAGATAATTCCATTCATTAAAATGACTCTCCGTGTCCCTGAAACCGTAGTCATCCAGCAGCCGCCGCATCGCCGCCGCCCGCCGGGGTATGTCCCACGGATCGCTGGTGTACCGATGCCACGATAAAAAATCCAGCGGCGCCTGCCGCGCCCGGCAATAAGCCAGGAAATTCGTGGCAAATGCCGTGGGGCGAAATTGCCCATCCACAAAATCCCCCGTCCCCCCCAGCCCCGGCCCCCCCACCTTCAAGCGCGGAAACTCGCGCTTGATTGCCCGCGCCGTCGTCTCGTAAAGCTCGAAAAATTGGGCGTCCGTCCCCGTCCACATCGCCGGCCGCACATCCGGCTCATTCCAGATTTCCCAATACTCGATGCCGTGCCGGAAACCCTGGGCCCATCCCTCATTGTAATGCCGGATAATGCCCAGGCAGATTTCAGCCCACCGCCGCGGCTCCGGCGGCGGATGCACCCGGTATTTGCGCGGCGTGTGCTCGATGCTCTCCCCCAGCCGGTAAATAATCCGCGACCCGGCATTGGTAATGGCCGCCAGATAATCATCCGTGCACGCAAAATCATAACTGGCCGGGTCCTGCGGATTTTGCCGGAAATCCCGGAAAATCGTGCTCACATCCACCGCGTAAGCATTGACCCAGACCACATCGTGCACCCGCGTGTACGGCACGCCCAGTTCCCGGTGATGCGCCGTTAAATCCACCATCCCCCGATAACACAACGGCCCCAGGTTCACCCCATGCACCGGGCGAATCACCCCGTTCGTGCGCGACGCCTCAACGATGACCCCCACGGCTCCCCCTGCCGGCGTGGCCAGCCCGGCCCCCACCAGGACGGCCAGCAACAACCCTCCCTGCCACGCGCACCGCCGCCAGCCGCTCCGTAAAAATGAGGCTCTCATGCAGTGGGATATGCCTCAGGCCGCCGCCGGCGCCATGTCCGGCACTTCCTCGAGCATTTTCGTCAAAATGTGGTCGGTCGTAATCCCTTCCGCCTCCGCTTCAAAATTCAAAATCAACCGATGCCGCAGCGCCGGCAGCGCCACCGCCTTGATATCCGCAAAGCTCACGTTGAACCGCCCTCCCGCCAAAGCCCGCACTTTGGCCGCCAGCAACAACGTCTGCGCCCCCCGCGGACTGCTGCCAAACCGCAGGTATTGGTTGGCCAGCGGATGCGCGCCCGCCGTCTTGGGATGCGTGGCCAGCACCAGCCGCACCGCATAATCCTGCACATGCGACGCCACCGGCACCTGGCGCACCAGTTTCTGAAACGCCAGCAACTGCTCGCGGCGCAGCACCTTCTCCACCCGGCTCTCCGCCCCGGTGGTGGTCCGATTCAACACCTCGCTCAACTCCGCCGCCGCCGGGTAGCCCACCAGAATCTTGAAGAAAAACCGGTCCAATTGCGCCTCCGGCAGCGGATATGTCCCCTCCTGGTCTATCGGATTCTGCGTGGCCAGCACGAAAAACGGCTCCTCCAGCCGCCGGATTTCTCCCCCCGCCGTCACGCTTTTCTCCTGCATGGCTTCCAGCATCGCCGACTGCGTCTTGGGCGTCGCCCGGTTGATTTCATCCGCCAGAATCAAATGCGCAAATATCGGGCCACGCTGAAACTGAAACTCCCGCCGCCCGGCGCTGGTCTCCATGACGATATTGGTGCCCAGAATGTCCGCCGGCATCAAATCTGGCGTGAATTGGATGCGATTGAAGGACAGGTCCAGCACCTCCCCCAGCGTGCGCACCAGCAAGGTCTTGCCCAGCCCCGGCACCCCTTCCAGCAGCACGTGCCCGCCGGCAAAAACCGCCGTCAACGTCAGCTCCACAATCTCCCGATGCCCCACAATGACCTTGTGCACCTCCTGCTGTAAGGCCCCAAAGGCTTCACGAAACTGCTGGACTTGCTGCTCGGTGTTCATGCCCGTTGACGATGCCACGCGGCCCCGCCGCTGGCAAGCCGGCTTATCGTTTTCCCCCCTCCAGCCCCCCAGCCGGCGCCTCGCCCGCCGCCCCTCCATTTTTCCTCCGGTTGCCGAGCGCCTGTTTTTCTGTTACACTAGCACTTTAGTTTAAGGAATAGACAGTGGCAGAAAGGGATGATGCAGATTATGGAGCAAGAGAAACAGAATCAATCGCCTCCAGAGGCTTCAACACCAACGGCAGAGGCCAGCCAGGCCAACGCCACCGCTCCGGTGGAGGCGCCCTTTGAATCGGAGGCGCTTCAGGACGCGGCACTGGAGGAGTTGCGCCAGAAAGCCGCCAAAGCGGATGAATACTACGACCGCCTCCTGCGGCTGGCGGCCGATTTTGACAATTTCAAAAAACGCGCCGCCCGCGAGCGCCAGGACGCCATCAAGTTTGCCAACGCGGCCTTGCTGGAAAAGCTGCTGCCGGTCATGGACCATTTTGAAATGGCCCTGGCCGCTTTCGCCCAGCCAGCCAATGGCGCCGCCGGCTCCGTCCAATCGCTGCAGGCGGGCATTGTCATGGTGCATCAACAGCTCCGCAATCTCCTCCTCGAGGCGGGCCTGGAGGAAATTGACGCCCTGGGCAAACCCTTCGACCCGGCCCTGCATGAGGCCGTCGCTCAGGAAGCCACCGCCGCCGCGCCCGAGGGACACGTCATCAAACAAATCCGCCGCGGTTACCGGCTCAAAGAACGCCTCCTGCGCCCGGCCAGTGTCGTGGTGGCCGTGCCCCCTGAGCCCCAAGCCCCATCCGCCTGATTCCTGACCTATGGCCAAAAGGGACTATTACGAAGTGCTGGGTGTCGAGAAAAACGCCTCGGCGGAGGACATTAAAAAGGCCTATCGCAAGCTGGCGATTAAATACCATCCCGACAAAAACCCCGGCGACAAATCCGCCGAGGAAAAATTCAAAGAGCTGGCCGAGGCCTACGAAGTCCTGAGCGACCCCGACAAGCGCGCCGCTTATGACCAATACGGCCACGCCGCCTTCGACCCGCGCGCCCGTGCCGCCTCAGCCGCCGGCGCGCGCGGCACATGGTCCGGCGAATTCCATGATCCTTTCGACATCTTCAGCCAGGTCTTCGGCGGCAGCAGCATCTTTGAGGAAATGTTTGGCGGCGGCAGCCGGCGCGAGGCGGGCCGCGCCCAGCGCGGCTCCGACCTGCGCTACGACCTGGAAATCACCCTCGAAGAAGCCGCCCGCGGCTGCGAAAAGGAAATCCGCCTCTCCCGCCTGGAAGTGTGCGAGCATTGCGACGGCTCCGGCGGCGAACCCGGCGCCCAACGCCGCGCCTGCTCCACCTGCGGCGGCCACGGTCAGGTCATCGCCTCTCACGGCATTTTCAGCATCCGCCAGACCTGCCCCCGCTGCGAGGGCGCCGGCCATGTCCTGGACCGCCCCTGCCGGCATTGTCATGGCGAGGGACGCCGCGAAAAACCGGCCACCATCCGCATCGCCATCCCCGCCGGCGTGGATACCGGCGTGCGCCTCCGCTCCCGCGGCAACGGCGAGGCCGGCCTGCGCGGCGGGCCGTCCGGCGATTTGCACGTGGTCATTCACGTCAAGCCCCATCCCATTTTCCAACGGGACGGCGACGACCTCATCTGCGAAGTGCCCATCAGTTTCGTCCAGGCCGCCCTCGGCGGTGAAATCGAGGTCCCCACCCTCACCGGCAAAGCCAGCATCAAAATCCCCGCCGGCACCCAGCCCAATACCATGTTCCGCCTCAAAGGCCGGGGTATTAAAAATCTGCACGGCGATGGCGCCGGCGACCTCCTCGTCCGCATCCAGGTGGAGGTGCCCACCAAACTGAACGCCGCCCAGCGCGCCAAATTGCAGGAATTCGCGGCCATGTGTGGCAACGACGTCAACCCCATCAGCCGCAGCTTCTTTGAGAAGGCCAAAGACTTCTTCCGTTGACCGGCCCACCAGCCCGGCCCCCTATGCACCGTTTCTACCTGCCCCCGGAAGCCTGCGCCGCGCGCCCGCTGCAGTTGACC
This is a stretch of genomic DNA from Fontisphaera persica. It encodes these proteins:
- a CDS encoding GH39 family glycosyl hydrolase, whose product is MRASFLRSGWRRCAWQGGLLLAVLVGAGLATPAGGAVGVIVEASRTNGVIRPVHGVNLGPLCYRGMVDLTAHHRELGVPYTRVHDVVWVNAYAVDVSTIFRDFRQNPQDPASYDFACTDDYLAAITNAGSRIIYRLGESIEHTPRKYRVHPPPEPRRWAEICLGIIRHYNEGWAQGFRHGIEYWEIWNEPDVRPAMWTGTDAQFFELYETTARAIKREFPRLKVGGPGLGGTGDFVDGQFRPTAFATNFLAYCRARQAPLDFLSWHRYTSDPWDIPRRAAAMRRLLDDYGFRDTESHFNEWNYLPREDWRPMFKEGQGPEREAWFREMSGPAGAAFAACVLTHLQEAPVEVANFYTGEIQGFGLFNFHGTPQKNYYAFLAFRRMLDTPERVVTEGAPQGMTVLAGRHFARKELQVLFANFRQPERELAVHLRGLPWETETEWEWRVVDEQSNLDRRAQGRLGGGGDARITLSLPMPGVGWLRLKGR
- the erpA gene encoding iron-sulfur cluster insertion protein ErpA, coding for MSTDTQTTPVVTLTDSAARQVRSILDSEKENAGKALRVYVEAGGCSGLQYGMTFDEKRPDDLSAEFNGVAVVVDPFSANYLKGSVIDYSDELSGGGFKIKNPNAHSSCGCGKSFEA
- the grpE gene encoding nucleotide exchange factor GrpE, with the protein product MEQEKQNQSPPEASTPTAEASQANATAPVEAPFESEALQDAALEELRQKAAKADEYYDRLLRLAADFDNFKKRAARERQDAIKFANAALLEKLLPVMDHFEMALAAFAQPANGAAGSVQSLQAGIVMVHQQLRNLLLEAGLEEIDALGKPFDPALHEAVAQEATAAAPEGHVIKQIRRGYRLKERLLRPASVVVAVPPEPQAPSA
- a CDS encoding AAA family ATPase, which translates into the protein MNTEQQVQQFREAFGALQQEVHKVIVGHREIVELTLTAVFAGGHVLLEGVPGLGKTLLVRTLGEVLDLSFNRIQFTPDLMPADILGTNIVMETSAGRREFQFQRGPIFAHLILADEINRATPKTQSAMLEAMQEKSVTAGGEIRRLEEPFFVLATQNPIDQEGTYPLPEAQLDRFFFKILVGYPAAAELSEVLNRTTTGAESRVEKVLRREQLLAFQKLVRQVPVASHVQDYAVRLVLATHPKTAGAHPLANQYLRFGSSPRGAQTLLLAAKVRALAGGRFNVSFADIKAVALPALRHRLILNFEAEAEGITTDHILTKMLEEVPDMAPAAA
- the dnaJ gene encoding molecular chaperone DnaJ, producing MAKRDYYEVLGVEKNASAEDIKKAYRKLAIKYHPDKNPGDKSAEEKFKELAEAYEVLSDPDKRAAYDQYGHAAFDPRARAASAAGARGTWSGEFHDPFDIFSQVFGGSSIFEEMFGGGSRREAGRAQRGSDLRYDLEITLEEAARGCEKEIRLSRLEVCEHCDGSGGEPGAQRRACSTCGGHGQVIASHGIFSIRQTCPRCEGAGHVLDRPCRHCHGEGRREKPATIRIAIPAGVDTGVRLRSRGNGEAGLRGGPSGDLHVVIHVKPHPIFQRDGDDLICEVPISFVQAALGGEIEVPTLTGKASIKIPAGTQPNTMFRLKGRGIKNLHGDGAGDLLVRIQVEVPTKLNAAQRAKLQEFAAMCGNDVNPISRSFFEKAKDFFR